The segment GATGATATAGGTTCTCAAAATTGTCTATGTTCCTATCGCAACATGCATCACTAAATTCCTTTGGAATGGTCTTGATCATGGAGCATGTTGGAGTGACTCAAAAATTTGTTATTAGAgtctgaaaataaaaaaatttcatgtatcttttatttgattttttttatttactttttgaaatgaaaagattCTTGTATgcaataaattttgaatatgcgGAAATTAGatcaatcataaataaaatctaaagaaaCAATAATATTATTGATAGAATAACTTGATTCTTTTCTCTGGATTTCTCCTTGGTTCGAGGCAGGGTTGTTAGTAATTAATGCATTTCATGAACAAGAGACTACATCTTGATCTCTTTGTAAATATCtcataaattttatgaaattttagagaTTTTGATCTTTATGAATATCCAAGAAACAATATTTGTTGTCTTCATGATCTCTTTGTGAATATCAAAGAATTTATGAGATACTTAGGATGCCTCTTCAAGGAATATATTGGCCTTTATATAAGCAAGACAACATTTGATGTTTTCACGATCTTTTTGTAAATATACAAGAATTTATGAGATATTCGAGATGCATCTTTAAGGAATATATATTACCCTTTTATAACGACTTGATCTATAGTGTAGAGTAACCTCCAAGAACCCTAACAGAAATAAAACCCGTCTCGTGAAGTTCAATTCCAAGGAATTGAAGAACACATCTAAAGATCCATTTCTGGTGGTTCTtgttaaaaatatcattaactAATTAAAGTGTGCTCTCTCTAACAGTTAAAACTTTTAGATGAGACACTACTAGAAATTTGGTCTACTGTCACGGTTCACCTATCGTTGCAATTGACGTTACTACCGTAGCCATAGGTCTAAGGCTACGGTTACAACAACCGCTACAACAGATCGCGTAGCAATAGAGATATTGCTACGGTTCTGTGCTACAGTTCACATAACCGTAGCCATACGTTGAGCTATTGCCACGGTTCTCATTTGAATTAATTGCCAACGGTTATCGACGTATTGGTACGTTTTTTAACCGTCGTAATAGAGGTTTATGCATCAGTTCTGTTAAGGCTATGGCTACAGTTTTTTTTCGATTCAACACACCGTTTTCACTCTATTGCGACGGTTGTTATGGGGtattgcaacactttcaaacAATTGTAGAACTGTGGCTTAATGCCTATTGCAACGGTTATTACCTGCTATTTGCAACAATTCTAATGCAATATTAGTAAGCTATATATACCTGCTATATCTATACTAAATCATTCATGAGAATcaattttataacataaaaatacacataaatcGTTAACGAGAATAAATGTTCATTACCTTAATTAGAATTCAAGATCCGTGATTCTAATATCAATTaaagcaaaatatacaaatctTTTTATAGCATTCAAAAAAGGTGAAACACATGCCATAGAATTTtcaatcttcaaaaatatatgatttctagAACATCAATAAAGTTTACATCAATATATACTTCAGCTCCTATGTCAAGTCTTCACTACTGCTTTCATTGCCTTCTTCGATTTCATCACCTACATATAATcagaaaaaagtataaataatttagcaaACCTCAAATCTTGGAAATTAACAAGTATACATGTAGTTACAACCATGCATTAGCTTTTAGAATTGTTCAACCCTAAAACTTGGAAATCAAGTACATGCCAATAACATTCAACTGCTAGCTGCATTCAAACTTCTACAAGCAGCAGCAGAAACAAGAGACCAGACTACGCTATACATGCCAATAACATTCAATTGCTGGCTGCATTCAAACTTCTACAAGCAGCAGCAGTAACGAGAGACCAGACGACTATACATGCCAATAACATTCAACTGCTAGCTGCATTCAAACTTCTACAAGAAGCAGCAGAAACAAGAGACCAGACTACTATACATGCCAATAACATTCAACTGCTAGCTGCATTCAAACTTCTACAAGCAGCAGCAGAAACAAGAGACCAGACTACTATACATGCAGTAATTAGCTACTACGTTGGCTCGACTAAACATAATCGTGAAGCTAGGATTCGACACTATAATGCTACAAGAAACCAGCAGCAGAAACAACAGACCAGCAGCAGAAACAAGCGTCCAAACTACAAGCAGTAGAAACAACACTATCATGCTACAAGAGACATGTTTAATTAACATAAAGAAGAAACCACAAGAAACCAGACTACAAGCAGcaagtataaaaaaaatcatgaatctAACAACTGGTCCTCTACTATACATGCAGTAATTAGCTACTACGTTGGCTCGACTAAACATAATCGTGAAGCTAGGATTCGACACTATAATGCTACAAGAAACCAGCAGCAGAAACACTGACCAGCAGCAGAAACAAGAGTCCAAACTACAAGCAGTAGAAACAACACTATCATGCTACAAGAGACATGTTTAATTAACATAAAGAAGAAACCACAAGAAACCAGACTACAAGCAGCAAGtatcaaaaaaatcatgaatcTAACAACTGGTCCTCTACTAGGCTACAAGCAGCACTAGAAAACTCATAAACCAGACTACAAGCAGCAACTCAGACATTAAACTATCAGAGAACAAGCAGCAACTCAGACATTAAACTCATGAATCAGGCATTTACTGATCCTCTGCCTAACTTTTCCCCAACTTCCTTAGATCAATAGCATACTATTCCATTCTAATCCTATATCAAGTAGCAACAACAAATaccaatcaaaacatagaattaGCGACACCAACCTTGTTTAGCCCCTTGAACAGAAGTAGATTCTCTTGGTGAAGGAGTCGACAATGCTGCCAATATATTAGGATCAATTAATCCTGCATGTTTAAGTTGTGCAATAACATCTGCAATAACTTCTTGTCgcacaattttcttttgttcctCCATTTGTTTCTCCATTTTCTGCATCCTCTCTTGCATTTGCTGCATTCCATCAGTTGTTGCACTTAAAGTTGATTCGGAAttgccaactttttttttcaaagtagtCTTTGTAACTCCTACGCCATATAGTCTTAGACGTCCCGGACGTTCAGGACCCATGACGCTTGAAAATGCATCAACATACTCACCATTTATGcttatttgtttttcaatttcctCCATTTCAGCCTACTAAAGCATATCCAACAAACATAatcttatgaaataaataattgatctcaataaaaaaaaatagacaggCACATACAATTTTACTAGTAGTATCTTCATTTGAGGCCTTGTACAAACGACCAGGTTTTCTTGTTCTTGTAACCACAAAGAGATCCTTAGATGATACTGTCTCCTTATCTTTCTCCTAGtcaaattgaaatatatataaaaaataaaatcacactGGAAGAGATccaaaagaaaatttcattaaaaaaataatatataagagAACTCACCAGCTTATTACGAACTAAAGCAAAACTCTTTTTGCCAGCAGTGTGTGGATTCATCAGTTTTTTTCGATTCTTTGCATTTGTTTCAGACATTTTCTGCAAAGAAATGAATAAGTAATGTTAATCGAAGGTATATTAGTGTTATATAGTGTACTAGACGAGGTCAATATTAGTCTGTCTTTCCTTTATAACAgtctatttttcctttataaCAATCTGTCAATATCAGTCATTATATAGTGTTAAGGTGTCTTGTAAAATGCATGTGACTATCAcaataaatgaagaaagaagctGCAAAGTATTACAATAGAGAAGAGAGTAGAAGAATCTACAGCTGATGGTTTGCAGgctatatgttttgatttacTTCTGTAGCAGTAAAGAGAAGGTTATGCAGGCTGGTACTATTTTTTCTAACAGCTTTGAAGTGTTGGGGGTCACTAGGTGGGAAGAAGCTGGGAAGGGAGCAAAAATCAGGAGCTATAATACAAATGCTacttattcaaaaaaattgagattctGAACTACATTTTTACCTTGAATTTTTCAGAATTCCAATATTTGAGGAGCTCTCTAAATTGGCATTCTGGAATATGACCAGGCTTTTTTGCCATTCGAACTGCATCATTGTCATATGGATTGAATAATTAAGCTTCAAATCACTTCTATGTCTTCTCCAAGCATCTCGAATTGTTACCATAGCCCAATGGTACGCAGCTTCAGGAATAATATATTTCCCCTATAACTTTGTGTCATTCAATTAGCCAATAGAAGTAAAAtacttttacaaataatttattattgtaaaCTACAAACCTTGGTATAATCTCATAAATCCTTTTTAGTGTCCATGCTCCTCCAATCCAATATATCAAATGGGCAAAGAGTCGCATTTCTAGCCAATGTTCCTAGGAAGCTACTTAGCTCTATGACAACATCATCCGTAGGACCAACGGGTTGATTTTGACTATTCAGTATGATCAACTTACGTTCTTTTCGGGCATGAACATCATGCATTTCCGTTCTACCTCTTTTGTTTGGAGTGGAAACATCTCCAGCTATaagaaaatacaagaaatataattaaaaattatgaatacatTTAATAGGTTTGTAATCTTATATGTTACCTTGTTCTTCAGGTTGATCATTTGTTCGAGGAGTGACAAGATTCATTTGCACTTGATCCTCGAAAGGAAAATCTTTTCCATGCTCCTCAAGAGGCAGCTCCTGGACAGGCTGCACAAGAGGCAGCTCCTCAACAGGCTGCACAACAGGCAGCTCCTCAACAGGCTGATTTTCAAAAGGCAACTCCTCGACAGATTGTCTTTTTGCTTCAGCTTGTGGTGCTACTGATTGTTCTGCTCCAATTAATTTGAGCAGATGTCCTTTCTCGCACTctatttctttaataatttcatttgttGTCAATAACCGTCGTTTCTTATTTGCCAAGAATGATAACGATCCCGGTTTAGCAAATGTCTTCTTTTTGGCTTTTTTGGTTCTTTTTGAAGTTTCTTGTTGACTCATAGCTATGACTATTCAAACCTGTgtgaaaatagaaattaaaaagttaaaatgtatGGCAGTGTACACCTGCAATACTTAAACAAATCAATCACCAAGATATTACAAAGAGCTGAAAATAAAATGTACCCTTAAGGGACattctaataatattttctgCACTCAATCACATTCAGTAGGTCTATTACTGTTCACAATCACACACAAGATTTAGAGTGTTTTTAGGTGCCAATTGGTGAAATTATAAGAGAGCAGCAAGTCTGTTACTGTCCACAATCACACACAGTAGGTTTGTTACTGTCCACAATAAGAGAGAAAAAGGACTTACCAAAACTAATAATCCAAAAGTTGTAGTAATTTAAccataacatgaaaaaaaaacatagaaacaAAAGAAGAGATAGCAAATACAGTTCACTCAACATTCATAATCTATATGATGCAACTCAAATGATATTCATTACTtactataagaaaaaaaaacataatgtaTTTCAACAAGTCCACAAGATCCTTTGTCAATCATCAACTTCCATCCAATCCCAATCAGTATCATCAAAGTCATCCTCCTCTTCCGATGTTTCCATAGCTTCACCTTGTGAATGTTGTGCAATGGAAGGAGCATCGATGTTATCAACAGGAAGATCTTCTCTAGACCATCTAACATCTACATCAACTAATCTTTCTGATGAACCAATATCATCATTAGGCTCTCTCCAAAATGTTTCTTCAATATTAGGACAATTCTCTTCCTCCAAATCATACAAATCCACAGGGACTTTGTTttttgcataataaacatttttCTCAACCGGATCTTCCACATAAAAAACTTGATGCACTTGAGATGCTAGTACAAAAAGATCATTTGTACtacattttttcttgaaatatacCCGAGTCAATCCATAATCATCGACTTCATTATGAAACCAATCACAATTAAAAAGTACAACACTAAAGCAACCCCAATAATCAATCTCAATGATATCCTGAATAATTCCGTAATAGAGAACCATTCCATCAACAGGATTTTGGTCCCTAGCACTAGCAAAACTATCCGTTGTGGCTGACAAAGTCACTCCACTATTCTGAGTTTTACAAGGGGCATCCCGTGTCTTCGTATGAAATCGATATCCATTAATGAAATATCCAGTATATCTTTTTGCCACAAAGTTAGGCCCTTTAGCTAGCCATTTTAAATGATTGGAcacttcaatatttttaactttttcactAAACCAATCACCAAATTCTCTACTATGGACCTGTGCTTTTACCCATGCATTGCCTCTAGTACGATTATCAGTTAAGCTCTTATGTTCCCTGTAAGCATGTAATGTAATTTAATCAATGTgtatttataaatgaaatgaaattttaaatacattatcATAACATCTAAATGAAGTTTAAAAACAAATGAGTATTTTATCTTACTTGATAAATGCCTCTACTTGTTCATCTCCTGTATTGAACAAAGTATATCGATGTGCTTCAAACAACTCATGCTGCTCCATGTTAAAAATCTTGCCTTTCCTTATATTCTCACTTCCAATTGGATGACCTGTCTTAGGAAATAAATGTGAAACACCACCTTCCTCTGTTTGAATGTACTCATCATCCTCTATTTGACACCTACTTAATTTTGTCTTCACCGTATTATGTAGGTATATGGACATAAAGTTCAAACAATCTACAGCTGAAAAACCTTCTACTATTGATCCTTCAGGATTTTTTCGATTACGAACAAGCCCCTTGAAGTCACACATAGTTCTCTCTGTAGAACACATCCAACGCAAATGATTTGGGCCTCCAAGCTTAATTTCATCTACTAGATGGATAGGTAAATGtgtcattatatcaaaaaaagatGGAGGAAAAATCTTTTCAAGCTCACATTCAATATCTATGATTTCTGCTTTCATCTTATCAAGACCGCTTCTTCTTATAACCTTGCTACATGTGGCTCTAAAATAATTCCCCAATCTAATCAAGACCATAGCTACATTCTTGGGTAACACTTTTCTGACTGCAACCTGGAGCAAGTAATGCATTATGAAATGAGCATCGTGACTTTTGTATCCTGATACTTTCATCTCTTTAATTTGCACACGATTTGATATATTAGAAGCACACCCTTTTGGTAATTTGGCATCTTTTAAGACGGTgcaaaataactttttctcatCTGGTGTCATAGAGAAACAAGCTTTAGCTAGATGGATATTTCCTGTATCACAATCTTTTAGAGGTTGAAGCTCTTTACGTATCCCCATTTCATACAAGTCATAGCGAGAACTTATATGATCTTTGGACTTTCCAAGTATATCCAATAAA is part of the Solanum pennellii chromosome 8, SPENNV200 genome and harbors:
- the LOC107027766 gene encoding uncharacterized protein LOC107027766; its protein translation is MSETNAKNRKKLMNPHTAGKKSFALVRNKLEKDKETVSSKDLFVVTRTRKPGRLYKASNEDTTSKIQMQERMQKMEKQMEEQKKIVRQEVIADVIAQLKHAGLIDPNILAALSTPSPRESTSVQGAKQGDEIEEGNESSSEDLT